A stretch of the Clostridium fungisolvens genome encodes the following:
- a CDS encoding spore germination protein: protein MNLQGTINELKEKLGHPNEFIAKKLLLGKQNIIEAYLIYIAGTVDKNIIDRDVLTPLLLHINENLSNIDNIEDYISSRYIAVSNVAIETDINNVIEGIKRGKSVLILGNSNKYVTIDTVTEKYRSIEEPPNETSLNGPRDGFIENVQTNIAILKKRIKDKNLKTEKFTLGKRTQTDLVIMYIDDIVDKDYLERLKKKINEIDVDSIAANGIIEQFVEEHPYSLFPQTFGSERPDAIQAHIMEGRIAFLLDSTPYITTYPTTFIEFFQTPEDYYGRTVLSSFVRLLRLGAAFVVITFPSIYITLIKFNAEMIPLKFIKTLVESRRDLSLTPFMSMVAMQITIELLREGGLRLPTKIGQTLSVVGGIIIGDAALKAKFVSSTTLLVAGTTTIASFAISNYKMTLAIRLIAYPMTVLANWLGVLGIVVGWYVLLSYLCSLENLGIPYFTFYKKDLKDTIIRAPHKKLNDRPKAIPNSNPIRQGKVGSDNGEK, encoded by the coding sequence ATGAACCTTCAAGGCACTATTAATGAGTTAAAAGAAAAGCTAGGACATCCTAATGAATTTATAGCGAAAAAACTATTATTAGGAAAGCAAAATATAATTGAAGCATATTTGATTTATATTGCTGGAACAGTTGATAAAAATATTATAGATAGAGATGTTTTAACCCCATTACTTCTCCATATTAATGAGAATCTCTCTAATATTGACAACATAGAAGATTATATAAGTAGCAGATACATTGCAGTCAGTAATGTTGCTATAGAGACAGATATCAATAATGTAATAGAGGGAATTAAAAGAGGAAAATCAGTTTTAATATTAGGTAATTCAAATAAATATGTCACCATAGATACAGTAACGGAAAAGTATAGATCTATAGAAGAACCACCTAATGAAACCTCTTTAAATGGACCAAGAGATGGATTTATAGAAAACGTTCAGACTAATATAGCTATCTTAAAAAAAAGAATTAAAGATAAAAATCTAAAGACTGAAAAGTTTACTTTAGGGAAAAGGACTCAGACTGATTTAGTAATAATGTATATAGATGACATTGTTGACAAGGATTATCTAGAAAGATTAAAGAAAAAAATAAATGAAATAGATGTAGATTCTATCGCAGCCAACGGTATTATAGAACAATTTGTAGAAGAACATCCATATAGTCTATTTCCTCAAACCTTTGGATCAGAGAGACCAGATGCAATACAAGCTCATATAATGGAGGGAAGAATAGCTTTTTTGCTAGATTCAACTCCTTATATCACTACTTATCCTACAACCTTCATAGAGTTTTTTCAAACTCCAGAGGACTATTATGGAAGAACCGTACTTTCAAGCTTTGTAAGGCTTTTAAGACTTGGTGCAGCTTTTGTGGTAATAACATTCCCTTCAATTTATATAACCTTAATAAAGTTTAATGCAGAAATGATACCTTTGAAGTTTATTAAAACTCTAGTTGAATCCAGAAGAGATTTATCTCTTACACCTTTTATGTCGATGGTTGCCATGCAGATAACAATTGAACTCTTAAGGGAGGGTGGACTAAGGCTACCAACAAAGATAGGCCAGACGTTAAGTGTCGTTGGAGGAATAATCATAGGGGATGCGGCTCTTAAAGCTAAGTTTGTAAGTTCTACTACTCTTTTGGTGGCTGGAACCACTACAATCGCTTCCTTTGCTATATCTAATTATAAAATGACACTTGCAATAAGACTCATTGCATATCCAATGACAGTACTAGCAAATTGGTTAGGTGTCTTAGGAATAGTTGTAGGTTGGTATGTTTTGCTTTCCTACCTATGTTCTTTAGAAAACTTAGGGATACCATACTTTACTTTTTATAAGAAAGATCTTAAAGATACTATAATAAGAGCACCGCATAAGAAACTTAATGACAGACCTAAAGCTATACCAAATAGTAATCCAATAAGGCAAGGCAAGGTAGGAAGTGATAACGGTGAAAAATAA
- a CDS encoding ABC transporter permease: MRLYYKYFLMHLKSVMQYKTSFFLTTIGQGMTTFFSFLSMYFLFDRFGNIEGYTFKEVLLCFSTIFMSYSLAECFARGFDSFSSIISNGEFDRIMVRPRSEILQVLGSRIEFTRVGRLIQAICVFSYAIISGGVYWDTHKIITITFMILGGVCIFSGLFMIYAAICFFTLEGLELMNIFTDGGRELAQYPLNIYNKWVVRFFTFIVPLAFINYYPFLYIIGKSKGNEFLYMISPLAAVLFWIPSNILWKFGVKHYKSTGS; this comes from the coding sequence ATGAGATTATATTATAAATACTTTTTAATGCATTTAAAGTCTGTGATGCAGTATAAGACTTCTTTCTTCCTAACAACTATAGGGCAAGGAATGACTACTTTTTTTTCGTTTTTAAGTATGTATTTTCTTTTCGATAGGTTTGGAAATATTGAGGGATATACTTTTAAGGAAGTGCTTTTATGCTTCAGCACTATATTCATGTCTTATTCTTTAGCAGAGTGTTTTGCAAGAGGATTTGATTCATTTTCTTCAATAATCTCTAACGGCGAATTCGATAGAATAATGGTTAGACCAAGAAGTGAGATACTTCAGGTGTTAGGTTCAAGAATTGAGTTTACCAGAGTAGGGAGGCTAATACAAGCAATTTGTGTATTCTCATATGCTATTATAAGTGGTGGCGTTTATTGGGATACACATAAGATAATTACAATAACTTTCATGATTTTAGGGGGAGTGTGTATATTCTCTGGACTTTTTATGATATATGCAGCTATATGTTTTTTTACTTTAGAAGGACTAGAGCTTATGAATATATTTACTGATGGTGGAAGGGAATTAGCACAGTACCCACTTAATATTTATAATAAGTGGGTGGTTAGATTCTTTACTTTTATAGTTCCCCTAGCATTCATCAATTACTATCCATTTTTATATATCATAGGAAAATCGAAAGGAAATGAATTTTTATATATGATTTCTCCTTTAGCTGCTGTTTTATTTTGGATTCCAAGCAATATACTATGGAAGTTCGGAGTAAAACATTATAAATCTACTGGATCGTAA
- a CDS encoding ABC transporter permease — MRGYISFFRIRFINGLQYRAAAYAGIITQFAWGFMYIMLYQAFYRSGAKNLPMNFTQLSSYIWLQQAFLALFMTWFLENDIFDLITSGNVAYELVRPLDLYNLWFSRSCANRLSKAILRCFPILFVAMILPEPYRFHLPVSIISAVLFFISMVVAFLLVVAYCMLIYIFTMYTVSPMGIRMVLVMLADFLSGGLVPLPLLPDWFTKYINFLPFASMQNTPFRIYSGSVSSVDALYRLILQFIWLLMLVGLGKIMIKKALKNVVVQGG; from the coding sequence ATGAGAGGGTATATATCTTTCTTTAGGATAAGGTTTATAAACGGATTACAGTATAGAGCTGCAGCCTATGCGGGAATTATAACTCAATTTGCCTGGGGCTTTATGTATATAATGCTATATCAAGCCTTCTACAGAAGTGGTGCTAAAAACTTACCTATGAACTTTACTCAGCTTTCTAGTTATATTTGGCTACAGCAAGCCTTTCTAGCGCTTTTTATGACTTGGTTTCTTGAAAATGACATATTTGATCTAATAACTAGTGGAAATGTTGCGTATGAACTGGTGAGACCACTAGATTTGTATAATCTATGGTTTAGTAGAAGCTGTGCCAATAGATTATCAAAGGCTATACTAAGGTGCTTTCCAATACTTTTTGTTGCAATGATTTTACCAGAACCGTATAGATTTCATTTACCAGTTTCAATTATTTCAGCAGTACTATTTTTTATATCTATGGTAGTTGCATTTTTATTAGTAGTAGCATATTGCATGCTTATATACATTTTTACCATGTATACTGTATCTCCTATGGGAATTAGAATGGTTTTGGTAATGCTGGCTGATTTTCTTTCAGGTGGTTTAGTTCCCTTGCCCCTTCTGCCAGATTGGTTTACAAAATATATAAATTTTTTACCCTTTGCATCTATGCAGAACACTCCTTTTAGAATATACAGTGGTAGTGTCTCATCAGTGGATGCCCTATACAGGCTAATACTTCAGTTTATTTGGCTGTTGATGCTTGTTGGATTGGGAAAAATAATGATCAAAAAGGCATTAAAAAACGTAGTAGTTCAAGGAGGATAA
- a CDS encoding ABC transporter ATP-binding protein, translating to MIELKNISKSFKVFRRNPGFSKALKSLFRREYDLVNALEDVSFNISEGEMVAYIGPNGAGKSTTIKIMSGILNPDSGSCVINGKVPWKNRIEYVKDIGVVFGQRSQLWWDVPVADSFELLKDIYKIPYGEYKSNKDMLTELLDLEDIIKTPTRQLSLGQRMRCEIAASLLHSPKILFLDEPTIGLDAVSKIAVRDFIKEINKEKKTTVILTTHDTQDIEALTKRMILIGKGRVLLDGKLQDLKDKFNNDGELNIDEVVVRMYKEYNI from the coding sequence TTGATAGAATTAAAAAATATCTCTAAATCTTTCAAGGTTTTTAGACGTAATCCTGGCTTTAGCAAAGCATTAAAATCTCTTTTTAGAAGAGAGTACGATTTAGTTAATGCACTTGAAGATGTATCATTTAATATATCTGAAGGAGAGATGGTTGCTTATATAGGACCTAATGGTGCTGGTAAGAGTACTACAATTAAGATAATGAGTGGCATTCTAAATCCTGATAGTGGAAGCTGTGTTATAAATGGAAAGGTTCCCTGGAAAAATAGAATTGAGTATGTGAAAGACATAGGTGTGGTTTTCGGACAGAGATCGCAACTATGGTGGGATGTACCTGTAGCAGATTCCTTTGAACTATTAAAAGATATATATAAAATTCCATATGGTGAATATAAAAGTAATAAAGATATGCTTACAGAACTTTTAGATCTTGAAGATATAATCAAAACTCCAACCAGGCAGCTAAGCCTAGGTCAAAGAATGCGCTGCGAAATAGCCGCATCACTTCTTCATAGTCCCAAGATATTATTTCTAGATGAGCCAACCATAGGTTTGGACGCAGTTTCAAAAATAGCAGTAAGAGATTTCATAAAAGAAATAAATAAAGAAAAGAAGACTACAGTTATACTAACTACTCATGATACCCAAGATATTGAGGCTTTAACTAAAAGAATGATACTTATAGGAAAAGGGAGAGTACTTTTAGACGGAAAACTTCAGGATTTAAAAGATAAGTTTAATAATGACGGAGAACTTAATATAGATGAAGTTGTAGTTAGAATGTACAAGGAGTACAACATATGA
- a CDS encoding tetratricopeptide repeat protein, translated as MGCFDVLGISKTEDLNDIRKAYSRLLTKHSPEQDPEGFKKLRVAYEEACRIAKEKDSAIKEELSPVDDFMEQFKACYESFERRLSIEEWTRLLEKDICYNIDTSSEISEKILVFIMDNFNFPSGVWKLFDSYFSWSTKKDSLYKNFPKNFIDFVIYRIDKGSTFRYEHLKDCVLGKEDEFISAYNKVSSALDDYDLYTADKNIDLAKEICESHPDLLILEARYLIFKGKLDEAGAILTDIIAKDTEDIDAYFYRGDLYSRLGDLASAYNDYNKVLNIKFDDAGALLAQGKCCIGLEKYEEAIKCLEILNDIYHYRNDFNIILTSAYNFYIDDILCGLNNDSTDTDLKYKLAEAYFKTSKPEESYDILKELREETDFTENMYCLLCHVLVKLKNDNLAYKTVCEALEVYENNYELNFFKADMLDRLGKYDEAIEQYDRVININDKSSSAHNNKAYIFNIVQKYSEALVCADKAIELDANMAHAYKNKAEALLGLELYEDCLEACNIALNKYQYLLDAYIIKIKALTAVSLYDEALDIYNKAIDLGFKDCKLYYCKARILMKLRRYEEAIEYCDYAIELDENNDEYYYLKGLCYYYVEKYDEAVDCFDSAIKININNGGSYYYKVQSLISTSREDKALKILDDVIELEEVKYKDSFYDLKGTIMERKNNFEEALSLYKQAIECDSNYAPYYYSAGHIFNELEKYEDALKYFFKSIELDPKQRNCYVNISYSLYCLKRYEECIKYCDKAIEIDPKYIVAHQNKGWSFYQLEKIPEAEKECNIALKIDGNNLDVLLLKLRLLNYKGLYQEALIVCDRMLEIDFNNSTANEMKAKLIQKLNSSKNEKKGLFKSLFK; from the coding sequence ATGGGTTGTTTTGATGTACTAGGTATTTCTAAAACTGAGGACTTAAATGACATAAGGAAGGCTTATTCAAGGCTCTTGACAAAACACTCACCAGAGCAAGATCCAGAAGGCTTCAAGAAATTAAGGGTTGCTTATGAAGAAGCGTGTAGAATAGCTAAAGAGAAAGACTCAGCGATTAAAGAAGAATTATCTCCTGTAGATGATTTTATGGAACAATTTAAAGCTTGTTATGAAAGCTTTGAAAGAAGACTTAGTATTGAAGAATGGACGAGACTCCTAGAGAAAGATATTTGTTATAACATAGATACGTCTTCAGAGATAAGTGAGAAAATCTTAGTCTTTATTATGGATAACTTTAATTTTCCAAGTGGTGTTTGGAAACTGTTTGATAGTTACTTTTCCTGGAGTACTAAAAAAGATAGTCTATATAAGAACTTTCCTAAAAACTTCATTGATTTTGTGATATATAGAATTGATAAAGGCAGTACATTTCGATATGAGCATTTAAAGGATTGTGTTTTAGGAAAAGAAGATGAATTTATATCAGCCTATAATAAAGTATCTAGTGCGTTAGATGACTATGATTTATATACAGCTGATAAAAATATAGATTTAGCTAAAGAGATATGTGAGTCCCATCCTGATTTACTCATATTGGAAGCAAGGTATCTTATTTTCAAAGGGAAGCTTGATGAAGCTGGAGCAATACTTACAGATATAATAGCTAAAGATACTGAGGATATTGATGCATATTTTTATAGAGGTGATTTGTATTCAAGACTAGGGGATCTTGCTAGTGCTTATAACGATTATAACAAAGTTTTGAATATAAAGTTTGATGACGCTGGAGCTCTTCTTGCACAAGGTAAATGCTGCATAGGTTTAGAAAAATATGAAGAAGCAATAAAGTGTTTGGAAATATTGAATGACATATATCATTATAGAAATGACTTCAATATAATATTGACTTCAGCTTATAATTTTTATATTGATGATATTTTATGTGGTTTAAATAATGATAGTACTGACACGGACTTGAAATATAAGCTTGCTGAAGCTTACTTCAAAACTTCAAAACCAGAAGAAAGCTATGATATATTAAAAGAGCTTAGAGAAGAAACAGACTTTACAGAAAATATGTATTGTCTTCTTTGTCATGTACTGGTTAAATTGAAAAATGATAATTTAGCATATAAAACAGTTTGCGAAGCCTTAGAAGTATACGAAAATAATTATGAATTAAACTTTTTTAAAGCAGATATGTTAGATAGGTTAGGGAAATATGACGAGGCAATAGAGCAGTATGATAGAGTAATAAACATAAATGATAAGAGCTCTTCGGCTCATAACAACAAGGCTTATATTTTTAATATAGTTCAAAAATACAGTGAGGCACTTGTATGTGCTGATAAAGCTATTGAATTAGACGCTAATATGGCTCACGCTTATAAAAATAAAGCTGAGGCACTTTTAGGTTTAGAACTTTACGAAGATTGTTTAGAAGCCTGCAATATTGCCCTTAATAAATATCAATATTTACTTGATGCTTATATAATAAAGATCAAGGCTCTTACTGCTGTAAGTCTTTATGATGAGGCTCTTGATATTTATAATAAAGCCATTGATTTGGGATTTAAGGACTGTAAGTTATATTATTGTAAGGCAAGAATATTAATGAAACTTCGTAGATATGAGGAAGCTATCGAGTATTGTGATTATGCAATAGAATTAGATGAAAATAACGATGAATATTATTATTTAAAGGGATTATGTTACTATTATGTTGAAAAATATGATGAGGCTGTGGATTGTTTTGACTCTGCAATTAAAATAAATATAAACAACGGAGGATCTTACTATTATAAGGTACAATCTCTTATAAGTACTTCTAGAGAAGATAAGGCTTTAAAAATATTAGATGATGTTATTGAATTAGAAGAAGTTAAGTATAAGGATAGTTTCTATGACTTAAAAGGAACAATAATGGAACGGAAAAACAATTTTGAAGAAGCACTTTCCTTATATAAACAAGCAATAGAATGCGATTCTAACTATGCACCGTATTATTACTCAGCAGGGCATATATTTAATGAATTAGAAAAGTATGAAGATGCACTTAAGTACTTTTTTAAATCTATAGAATTAGATCCAAAACAAAGAAACTGCTATGTAAACATAAGTTATTCATTATACTGTCTTAAAAGATATGAAGAGTGTATAAAGTATTGCGATAAAGCTATAGAAATAGATCCAAAATATATCGTAGCGCATCAAAATAAAGGCTGGTCTTTCTATCAATTAGAAAAAATTCCTGAGGCGGAAAAGGAATGTAATATAGCATTAAAGATTGATGGAAACAATCTAGATGTATTACTTTTAAAGCTTAGGTTATTAAATTATAAGGGGCTATACCAAGAAGCTTTGATTGTATGTGATAGGATGTTAGAAATTGATTTTAATAACAGTACTGCAAATGAGATGAAAGCCAAACTAATACAAAAGCTTAATAGTTCAAAAAACGAGAAAAAAGGGTTGTTCAAATCTTTGTTTAAGTAA
- a CDS encoding molecular chaperone HscC — translation MVNIGIDLGTTNSLVSYWTEKGPVIIPNSFGESLTPSVVSVDDNGEILIGKIAKERQITHPEASASIFKRNMGSKKVYRLSDKEFLPEELSALILKTLKEDAERFLGVPVTEAVVSVPAYFSDSQRKATQRAGELAGLRVERLVTEPTAAALAYGLHHAKSDTKFLVFDLGGGTFDVSILELFDNIMEVRAVAGDNYLGGEDFTEVLAAMFLKHNNKRRDEISEKDYSFLKKEAEVGKRAFSENKVINLSSKIDGESLSCEISLEDYEKNVKNLLNRLRTPVERALSDASLKVSDIDSILLVGGATKLPTIRTFVSKLFGKLAYVNINPDEVVALGAGVQAALKGKDAAFKEIILTDVCPYTLGTTVSVRKSHGQYESGHFLPIIERNTTIPASKVERLYTVYDNQKLINVEILQGESRLSKDNIYLGELNVVVPAALGGEEAVDVRYTYDINGILEVETTVVSTGVKKTVVIEKNPGYMTKQEVASRIESLASLKIHPRENHENKLILTRGERLFEENLGLVRQEIGRLINEFEEVLEKQDLREINDARNKIKEIFDSMDTKGDF, via the coding sequence ATGGTTAATATAGGGATTGATTTAGGTACAACCAATAGTTTAGTGTCTTATTGGACCGAGAAGGGTCCTGTAATTATTCCTAATTCGTTTGGAGAAAGCTTAACTCCATCAGTTGTAAGTGTAGATGATAATGGAGAAATTCTAATAGGGAAAATAGCTAAGGAAAGGCAGATAACTCATCCAGAAGCTAGTGCATCCATATTTAAGAGAAATATGGGGAGTAAAAAAGTATATAGGCTATCTGATAAAGAATTCCTACCAGAAGAATTATCTGCTTTAATATTGAAAACTTTAAAAGAGGATGCTGAAAGGTTTCTTGGAGTACCAGTGACTGAAGCAGTAGTAAGTGTTCCAGCGTATTTTAGTGATAGTCAAAGGAAAGCTACCCAAAGAGCTGGGGAGTTAGCAGGACTTAGAGTAGAAAGACTTGTAACTGAACCTACTGCAGCAGCCTTAGCTTATGGACTTCATCATGCTAAATCCGATACCAAGTTTTTGGTATTTGATCTAGGGGGAGGAACCTTTGATGTATCAATACTGGAGTTGTTTGACAATATAATGGAAGTTAGAGCAGTTGCTGGAGATAACTATCTAGGTGGAGAAGATTTTACAGAAGTGCTGGCTGCTATGTTCCTAAAGCATAATAATAAGAGAAGAGATGAAATAAGCGAAAAGGACTATTCATTTTTAAAGAAAGAAGCTGAGGTTGGTAAAAGAGCTTTTAGTGAAAACAAGGTTATAAATTTAAGTTCTAAGATTGATGGTGAATCATTATCCTGTGAGATATCTTTAGAGGATTATGAAAAGAACGTGAAGAATCTTTTGAATAGATTAAGGACTCCGGTTGAAAGAGCACTTAGTGATGCATCACTTAAGGTAAGTGATATTGATTCAATACTGTTGGTAGGTGGGGCTACGAAACTTCCTACTATAAGAACCTTTGTTAGTAAGTTATTTGGTAAGTTAGCTTATGTAAATATAAATCCTGACGAGGTAGTAGCATTAGGTGCTGGAGTACAAGCTGCATTGAAGGGGAAAGACGCTGCATTTAAGGAAATTATACTTACGGATGTTTGTCCGTATACCTTAGGAACTACGGTATCAGTGAGAAAATCCCATGGACAATATGAAAGTGGACACTTTTTGCCAATAATAGAGAGAAATACAACAATACCTGCAAGCAAAGTTGAAAGATTATATACAGTTTATGATAATCAAAAGCTTATAAATGTAGAGATACTACAAGGAGAATCTCGACTTTCAAAAGATAATATATATCTTGGAGAGCTTAATGTAGTGGTACCGGCAGCACTAGGTGGAGAGGAAGCTGTGGATGTAAGATATACTTACGATATAAATGGAATATTAGAAGTTGAGACAACTGTAGTATCTACCGGTGTGAAAAAAACAGTAGTAATTGAAAAAAATCCTGGATATATGACTAAACAAGAAGTGGCCAGTAGAATTGAAAGTTTGGCCAGCTTAAAGATACATCCACGAGAAAACCATGAAAATAAACTCATATTAACTAGAGGAGAAAGGCTTTTTGAAGAAAATCTTGGTTTAGTAAGACAAGAAATCGGAAGACTTATAAACGAGTTTGAGGAAGTTCTTGAAAAGCAAGATCTAAGAGAAATAAATGATGCTAGGAACAAGATAAAAGAAATATTTGACAGTATGGATACTAAGGGGGATTTTTAG
- a CDS encoding methyl-accepting chemotaxis protein, with amino-acid sequence MTKSLKNKLMLKLSFGIVLLILLVALLSRFFTFLDMHGRMGNMEQITSTMILASYVVALIPVILLISAYYLYKFKNQEHESIPLLLTLTLTFSSIAIIAVGNGLVEYHFSIFMVIAIIAYFDNIKNVLISTVIFAVHHFGGYFLFPELLCGTHNYPFQMLMLHAIFLLLTSSATILMISTNQKNEVSLNEERLNKKNEIEEILKNISGTIDNLTNYSENLSGSVKNSLSLSNDINFAMKHIEDASLNQFNYTSESSKALAEVSQGIFDIATASERASLKTVETVKEAENGENAIKQVVKQMNSIDSSVGNVAEIIEVFSKQSKDIDQVVQVISAIAEQTNLLALNAAIEAARAGESGKGFAVVADEVRKLAEESQESAIKISDMIKNIQENINNANKAMNIGIKDVRTGIDVVNETGRTFNNILQAIDIVRDDVSKVASVSQDVSAAAQQVTSSIEQVAEHADNNSNKTQETAHSIVQQNQYLEQMFEISEKLESTSRTLQDLVDRFNNEKK; translated from the coding sequence ATGACAAAATCTTTAAAGAACAAATTAATGCTAAAGCTTTCCTTTGGTATAGTGTTATTAATCTTGCTAGTTGCTTTATTAAGTAGATTTTTTACCTTTCTTGATATGCATGGTAGGATGGGTAACATGGAGCAAATTACTTCAACTATGATTTTAGCATCTTATGTAGTAGCACTTATCCCTGTTATACTACTAATTTCAGCTTATTATTTATACAAATTCAAAAATCAGGAGCATGAAAGCATCCCTTTACTCTTAACCTTAACATTGACATTTTCAAGTATTGCAATTATAGCAGTTGGAAATGGTTTAGTTGAATATCATTTTTCAATATTTATGGTAATTGCTATCATTGCTTACTTCGATAACATAAAAAATGTATTAATAAGCACAGTAATTTTTGCTGTTCATCATTTCGGAGGATATTTTTTGTTCCCTGAACTTCTATGTGGAACACATAATTATCCATTCCAAATGTTGATGCTTCATGCAATATTTTTACTATTAACTAGTTCAGCCACTATACTTATGATTTCTACTAACCAAAAAAATGAGGTTTCTCTTAATGAGGAAAGATTAAATAAAAAGAATGAGATTGAAGAAATACTTAAGAACATATCTGGTACTATTGATAACTTAACCAACTACTCCGAAAATCTTTCTGGTAGTGTTAAAAACAGCTTAAGTCTTTCAAATGACATAAACTTTGCTATGAAACATATAGAAGATGCTAGCTTAAACCAATTTAACTATACATCTGAGAGTTCAAAAGCTTTAGCAGAAGTATCACAAGGTATATTTGATATAGCAACAGCTTCTGAAAGAGCTTCATTAAAGACTGTGGAAACAGTAAAAGAAGCTGAAAATGGCGAAAATGCAATCAAACAAGTAGTTAAACAAATGAACTCAATAGATAGTTCAGTTGGTAATGTTGCTGAAATAATCGAAGTATTTAGTAAACAATCAAAGGATATTGATCAGGTAGTTCAGGTAATAAGTGCTATTGCAGAACAAACTAACTTATTAGCTCTCAATGCCGCAATAGAAGCTGCTAGAGCTGGAGAAAGCGGAAAAGGCTTTGCTGTAGTTGCTGACGAAGTTAGAAAACTTGCTGAAGAGTCTCAAGAATCAGCTATAAAGATTTCTGATATGATTAAGAACATACAAGAAAATATTAATAATGCTAATAAAGCAATGAACATAGGTATCAAAGATGTTCGTACTGGTATAGATGTAGTTAATGAAACAGGAAGAACCTTTAACAACATTCTTCAGGCTATAGACATAGTTAGAGATGATGTTTCCAAGGTTGCTAGTGTATCACAAGATGTATCGGCTGCTGCTCAACAGGTTACAAGTTCCATAGAACAAGTTGCTGAACATGCAGACAACAATTCTAATAAGACACAGGAAACAGCTCACTCAATAGTGCAGCAAAATCAATATTTAGAGCAGATGTTTGAAATCTCTGAGAAGCTCGAATCAACTTCACGAACTCTTCAAGATTTAGTTGATAGATTCAATAATGAGAAAAAGTAA